The Solibacillus sp. FSL W7-1464 genome contains a region encoding:
- a CDS encoding aspartyl-phosphate phosphatase Spo0E family protein, producing the protein MPSKIKTQKNVETLRTAMIKSGTENGLNHPTTIKLSQSLDKLLNEYSLTFSN; encoded by the coding sequence ATGCCTAGTAAAATAAAAACTCAAAAAAATGTGGAAACACTCAGAACTGCCATGATAAAGTCCGGTACTGAAAATGGGCTCAACCATCCTACTACGATAAAATTAAGTCAGAGCTTAGATAAGCTGCTCAATGAATATTCGCTAACTTTCAGCAATTAA
- a CDS encoding YesK family protein — protein MDALMLEGWTPILLCGIVFGIGMFIASRKVSRKVLLLIAIIISLICIGFIIFSKNVIGGWDGILLAYFMITIFAGVWIGTYIGATSRR, from the coding sequence ATGGATGCTTTAATGTTAGAAGGATGGACCCCTATTTTACTTTGCGGGATTGTGTTTGGAATTGGGATGTTTATTGCATCCCGTAAGGTTTCAAGAAAAGTTTTACTTTTAATCGCTATTATAATAAGTCTGATTTGTATTGGATTCATTATTTTCAGCAAAAATGTCATTGGTGGTTGGGATGGTATCCTTTTGGCTTACTTTATGATTACTATTTTTGCCGGTGTATGGATAGGTACTTATATTGGAGCTACTTCAAGAAGGTAA
- a CDS encoding DUF5412 domain-containing protein, producing MTAHATVKGAKRKKIVKIVLIISFIFVGFVGYGIYWAFFDMKSLPTGEYVTEETSPDGAYTLKAYVTSTSLSADAVRGELVFNERKGKTKNIYWNYRESTAKIEWLDNKTVSINGHTLEVPNEKFDFRNQ from the coding sequence ATGACTGCTCACGCAACAGTAAAAGGGGCTAAGCGGAAAAAGATAGTCAAAATAGTACTGATTATCAGCTTTATATTTGTGGGGTTTGTTGGATATGGAATCTATTGGGCATTTTTCGATATGAAAAGTTTGCCAACAGGTGAATATGTTACGGAAGAAACTTCTCCTGATGGTGCCTATACGTTAAAAGCCTATGTAACGAGTACAAGCTTAAGTGCGGATGCTGTACGAGGTGAATTAGTATTTAATGAGCGCAAAGGCAAAACAAAAAATATTTACTGGAATTATCGGGAATCAACAGCCAAAATCGAGTGGCTGGATAATAAAACAGTTTCTATTAACGGGCATACGCTTGAAGTGCCAAATGAAAAATTCGATTTTCGTAACCAATAA
- a CDS encoding nucleotidyltransferase domain-containing protein yields the protein MSFQQCQNVTSLMAKFNKPWFIAGGWAIDLFMGKETREHKDIEIALYRKDQQHLKAYLKEWDFKKVINSEFHHWGDEFLELPIHEIHATNKLNGDKLEVLLNEAEDKDWQFRRDLRISLPHHAVWSYSKAGIPYLNPEIVLLYKAKNTREKDHQDFITVKEHLDNKKKQWLKSALELHVPRTSMDSIVKLIHLILLHNGQKKRHETLI from the coding sequence ATGTCATTTCAACAATGCCAAAACGTAACTTCTTTAATGGCAAAATTCAATAAACCTTGGTTCATTGCTGGTGGATGGGCGATTGATCTTTTTATGGGAAAAGAAACGAGAGAACATAAAGATATCGAAATTGCTTTATATCGAAAAGACCAACAACATTTAAAAGCGTATTTAAAAGAATGGGATTTTAAAAAAGTAATTAACAGTGAATTTCATCATTGGGGGGATGAGTTTTTAGAGCTGCCGATCCATGAAATTCATGCTACTAATAAGTTAAATGGAGATAAGCTGGAAGTACTTCTAAACGAAGCAGAAGATAAGGATTGGCAATTCAGAAGAGATTTGAGGATTTCCTTACCTCACCATGCAGTATGGAGTTATTCAAAAGCGGGTATTCCTTATCTTAATCCGGAAATCGTACTTTTATATAAGGCAAAGAATACAAGAGAAAAAGACCATCAAGATTTTATTACTGTAAAAGAGCATCTTGATAATAAGAAGAAACAATGGCTGAAATCCGCTCTTGAACTTCATGTACCCCGAACATCCATGGATTCAATTGTTAAGCTAATTCATCTGATTTTACTACATAATGGTCAAAAGAAAAGACACGAAACATTGATATAG
- a CDS encoding DUF3923 family protein, which yields MKKIWWIIINGVWLVLFSGLAIFIYFREVDAAGVVQTSELRWLSLALLGVVFIFITIVQLIFLFFLKKRKS from the coding sequence ATGAAGAAAATATGGTGGATAATTATTAATGGGGTTTGGCTTGTCTTGTTTAGTGGCTTAGCTATATTTATTTATTTTAGAGAAGTAGATGCTGCAGGTGTAGTCCAAACATCTGAGCTTAGATGGCTTTCCTTGGCATTGTTAGGTGTAGTGTTTATTTTCATTACCATCGTCCAACTTATATTTTTATTTTTTTTAAAGAAACGAAAAAGTTAA
- a CDS encoding CarD family transcriptional regulator — protein sequence MEVDYLFQIGENIIYPMQGAGIIKAVEEMEISGEKQQCYVIKMSIGNMQITIPKDKILNSSIRPVTDIMDLKHIIHIFQHGESDNLLSWRQRYKVNSDKVKTGKILECAEVVRDLMRMKEEKALNTSEREMLNSAHHFLMIELGLIKGITENQIKSFC from the coding sequence ATGGAGGTGGATTATTTGTTTCAAATTGGTGAAAACATTATTTATCCAATGCAAGGAGCAGGTATCATTAAAGCCGTAGAAGAAATGGAAATATCAGGTGAAAAACAACAGTGTTATGTCATAAAAATGTCAATCGGTAATATGCAAATCACGATTCCGAAGGACAAAATATTGAATTCAAGTATAAGACCTGTTACTGATATAATGGATTTGAAACACATCATTCACATTTTTCAGCATGGAGAATCCGATAATTTATTGTCGTGGAGACAAAGGTATAAAGTGAACTCGGACAAAGTAAAAACGGGTAAAATATTGGAATGTGCTGAAGTTGTACGTGATTTAATGCGTATGAAAGAAGAAAAAGCACTAAATACAAGTGAAAGAGAAATGTTAAATAGCGCACATCATTTTTTGATGATTGAACTCGGATTAATAAAAGGGATTACTGAAAATCAAATTAAAAGTTTCTGCTAA
- a CDS encoding DinB family protein, translated as MRKEKSEIVVHHQNFITFIHSLKSVDESRLRKPIGEGKWSVIEIVGHFYPWDEFVLQQRISYIFSGEHLPKAPGIAELNDQSSLQARTEAVENTLEKCIHVRQDLLSQLKQIPGDDWLIPIQINQSTLTFYEYLKDLMEHDIHHLNQMKSTLENRL; from the coding sequence TTGCGGAAGGAAAAATCAGAAATAGTAGTGCATCATCAAAACTTCATAACTTTTATACATAGTTTGAAATCTGTTGATGAAAGTCGATTAAGAAAACCGATCGGGGAAGGGAAGTGGTCCGTTATAGAAATCGTCGGTCACTTTTACCCTTGGGATGAATTTGTGTTACAGCAAAGGATTTCCTATATATTTTCAGGCGAGCACTTACCGAAAGCTCCGGGTATCGCGGAGTTAAACGACCAATCTTCTTTACAAGCCAGAACAGAAGCTGTAGAAAATACATTGGAAAAATGTATTCACGTACGGCAAGACTTATTAAGTCAGCTAAAGCAAATTCCTGGAGATGACTGGTTGATTCCAATACAGATTAACCAATCAACGTTAACGTTTTACGAATACTTAAAAGACTTAATGGAACATGATATCCATCATTTAAACCAAATGAAATCTACTCTCGAAAACAGATTATAA
- a CDS encoding D-glycero-alpha-D-manno-heptose-1,7-bisphosphate 7-phosphatase, whose protein sequence is MKRAVFLDRDGVINEVLTKRVKFVNEPKQFYFLPGAEEAIKNLNDYFDYVFVVTNQGGIGLGYMKEKQLQKVHDYMVAELKKKGASIHEVAYCPHKPKAGCECRKPNSKMILDLGEKYNIDLEKSYMVGDTDTDIQAGKKAGTKAVFIGESDPLADAVFPNLKEAAQWIIRDIKNE, encoded by the coding sequence TTGAAAAGAGCAGTGTTTTTAGATCGGGACGGCGTAATTAACGAAGTGCTGACGAAACGAGTAAAATTTGTAAATGAACCAAAACAATTTTATTTTTTACCTGGTGCAGAAGAAGCGATTAAAAATTTAAATGACTATTTTGATTATGTATTTGTCGTAACGAATCAAGGCGGAATCGGTTTAGGGTATATGAAGGAAAAGCAGTTACAGAAAGTTCATGACTATATGGTGGCCGAGTTGAAGAAAAAGGGCGCATCGATTCATGAGGTTGCCTATTGTCCGCATAAACCAAAGGCCGGGTGTGAATGCAGAAAACCTAACAGCAAAATGATTTTGGATTTAGGTGAAAAATACAACATTGATCTGGAAAAATCCTATATGGTCGGTGACACGGATACGGATATTCAGGCAGGGAAGAAAGCCGGGACAAAAGCCGTCTTTATTGGTGAAAGTGATCCATTGGCAGATGCAGTATTTCCAAATCTAAAAGAAGCAGCACAATGGATTATTCGCGATATTAAAAATGAATAA
- a CDS encoding DUF4017 family protein, which translates to MKTIIPLLAYLIVCIIAVLLPASDGYNEIGWKLLIGQVYAIPVLIIAIFISLFLNKRNSHKASI; encoded by the coding sequence ATGAAAACCATCATTCCATTATTAGCTTATTTAATCGTTTGTATCATCGCAGTTTTGCTGCCCGCATCTGATGGATATAATGAGATAGGCTGGAAATTGCTAATTGGACAAGTCTACGCAATCCCTGTTTTAATCATTGCCATTTTTATTTCTTTATTTCTTAATAAAAGAAATTCGCATAAAGCTAGCATATAA
- a CDS encoding DUF421 domain-containing protein, with the protein MITAITIKIIAGFIALMVVIRFIGKKELTDVTPFDFVFIVILGGTLEEGVYDEKVKIWDVLYTIGLWTALYLLTDFLVRKFERLRPIIKGEPSFLVNNGRLDIKELGKNKMESEQLRSLLRIQGVFSVREVKYALLEPGGQISVLKKDSSGEDSGGVLTHLIVDEGRMEERILAQIGKDKHWVIHQLKEEGYEDISKIYYAEWSEENGFYVQTYD; encoded by the coding sequence ATGATTACAGCAATTACTATTAAAATTATTGCAGGGTTTATCGCACTTATGGTTGTGATCCGCTTTATCGGGAAAAAAGAGCTTACTGATGTCACCCCGTTCGATTTTGTGTTTATCGTTATTCTCGGAGGAACACTGGAAGAAGGAGTATACGATGAGAAAGTGAAGATTTGGGATGTGCTCTATACGATTGGACTATGGACTGCGCTCTATCTTTTAACCGATTTTCTTGTAAGAAAGTTTGAAAGGCTGCGCCCGATTATTAAAGGGGAACCGTCCTTTCTTGTAAATAACGGGAGACTGGATATTAAAGAATTAGGAAAAAATAAAATGGAATCCGAACAGCTGCGTTCTTTGCTGCGGATACAGGGCGTTTTTTCGGTTAGGGAAGTAAAATATGCTCTTTTGGAGCCTGGTGGGCAAATCAGCGTATTGAAAAAGGATTCATCCGGGGAAGATTCCGGTGGTGTGCTTACTCATTTAATTGTCGATGAAGGGCGAATGGAAGAACGGATTCTTGCACAAATCGGAAAAGATAAGCACTGGGTCATTCATCAATTAAAAGAGGAAGGCTACGAGGATATCTCGAAGATTTATTATGCGGAATGGTCTGAGGAAAATGGATTTTATGTTCAGACTTATGATTAA
- a CDS encoding CAP domain-containing protein — protein MNKKWLATSLCAATLFATSFTAADAASLNTDEKKGATTQYIQLIKGDHYQELASKLIEQISAKGESGILSKDLINKALVNLDANKIIKEGKVVQAEKATTNKETQKESTNNTVKKEDKAPQAPVKEEKTAPVTNNNDVKEAQAPTKETTAPKTNTNTQATPVTNNNTTQAPSNSNNQQAESPAKTTTDNASQSVSEFEKQVVDLTNAERTKAGLKPLEMHTPLMAVAHAKSADMAKNNYFSHTSPTFGSPFDQIKSAGISYRSAGENIAQGQRTPQQVVQAWMDSPGHRQNIMNANFTHIGVGFVEEGYYWTQQFIQL, from the coding sequence ATGAATAAAAAATGGTTAGCAACTTCATTATGTGCAGCAACATTATTTGCAACATCTTTCACTGCAGCAGATGCAGCAAGTTTAAATACAGATGAAAAGAAAGGTGCAACTACTCAATATATCCAACTTATTAAAGGTGATCATTATCAAGAGTTGGCTTCAAAATTAATCGAGCAAATTTCAGCAAAAGGCGAATCCGGTATTTTATCTAAAGACCTAATCAATAAAGCTTTAGTAAATCTGGATGCCAATAAAATAATTAAAGAGGGCAAAGTAGTACAGGCAGAAAAAGCCACTACTAATAAAGAGACTCAAAAAGAATCTACTAATAATACAGTTAAAAAAGAGGATAAAGCCCCTCAAGCACCTGTAAAAGAAGAAAAAACTGCACCAGTAACAAACAACAATGATGTAAAAGAAGCGCAAGCGCCAACAAAAGAAACTACTGCACCAAAAACAAATACAAACACACAGGCTACTCCTGTGACAAACAATAATACTACACAAGCACCATCAAACTCAAATAACCAGCAAGCAGAGTCACCAGCAAAAACTACTACTGACAATGCGAGTCAATCAGTCTCTGAATTTGAGAAACAAGTAGTAGACTTAACAAATGCAGAACGTACAAAAGCAGGCCTGAAACCGCTTGAAATGCACACACCATTAATGGCTGTTGCGCATGCAAAATCAGCAGATATGGCGAAAAATAATTACTTTTCACATACGAGCCCAACGTTTGGAAGCCCGTTCGATCAGATTAAATCTGCAGGAATTTCATACCGTTCTGCTGGTGAAAACATTGCACAAGGTCAAAGAACACCACAACAAGTGGTACAAGCATGGATGGATTCACCGGGACACCGTCAAAACATTATGAATGCCAATTTCACACATATTGGTGTAGGTTTTGTTGAAGAGGGTTACTATTGGACACAACAGTTTATCCAACTATAA
- a CDS encoding DUF4179 domain-containing protein, whose translation MMDIPKDKLRQGRIEAFTKLKKERRRKKQWQGITAVAILFLSFLLTVRVSPTIASYAAKIPGLSVIVELVQENEGIKDAIANEYYEELGILVQDKDVTITLQGAIIDEYGVMLMYDFDYPTKKSNHHNYTVNIYQGDQQLKNSMSYGTKDSLDEPVAHSGHILELTLDQPLDTKNPNFRVEFEMRDGDKQTISIPFSLEKPIAKAKVVEPNTSITAQGQSLTISKIIRTPLRIHIEVKPDPSNTMQIVALDDISLELKNGSKRELIRNGLVGSGSFREGQSTFYLQSNYFYDSDELIVRIGKIQAIPKGEDYIEVDFKTKEVLYKPDFIDWDIKVVGNDVYVNAPVKDDHGRQPLYPAEKEDGTTLETEGCSYFTSAHEGFNYREYYVPYNGRAKLWISYIDNPIAKDVEIKIDLTD comes from the coding sequence ATGATGGATATTCCAAAAGATAAGCTGCGCCAAGGACGTATTGAAGCATTTACAAAACTGAAAAAAGAACGACGACGAAAAAAGCAGTGGCAGGGAATCACTGCAGTAGCTATCCTCTTCCTGAGTTTTTTGCTGACGGTTCGTGTTTCACCGACAATTGCCAGCTATGCCGCTAAAATCCCAGGCCTGAGCGTTATCGTCGAGCTTGTACAGGAAAATGAAGGAATAAAAGATGCCATCGCCAATGAATACTACGAGGAGCTGGGCATACTTGTGCAAGACAAGGACGTTACGATTACACTTCAAGGTGCCATCATCGATGAATATGGGGTGATGCTCATGTATGATTTTGATTACCCGACGAAGAAAAGCAATCATCATAACTATACGGTGAACATTTACCAAGGCGATCAACAGCTGAAAAACAGTATGTCTTACGGGACAAAGGACAGCCTGGACGAGCCGGTTGCACACAGCGGCCATATACTTGAGTTGACGCTCGATCAGCCGCTTGATACGAAAAACCCTAATTTCCGTGTTGAATTTGAAATGCGTGATGGGGACAAACAAACGATTTCCATTCCATTTTCTCTGGAAAAACCGATAGCTAAAGCGAAAGTAGTAGAACCGAATACGAGCATTACAGCACAAGGTCAAAGCCTAACAATTAGTAAAATCATTCGGACACCCCTACGTATTCATATCGAAGTAAAGCCGGATCCATCGAATACAATGCAAATCGTCGCACTCGATGACATCTCACTGGAGCTTAAAAATGGCAGTAAACGTGAACTTATTCGCAATGGGTTAGTGGGCAGTGGTTCCTTCCGAGAAGGACAGTCCACGTTTTACCTACAAAGCAATTACTTCTATGATTCAGATGAACTCATCGTCCGTATCGGCAAAATACAAGCTATTCCAAAAGGTGAAGACTATATCGAAGTTGACTTCAAAACGAAGGAAGTGCTTTACAAACCAGACTTCATTGACTGGGATATTAAAGTTGTCGGCAACGATGTCTATGTAAACGCACCTGTCAAAGACGACCACGGCCGCCAACCCTTATACCCTGCTGAAAAAGAAGATGGTACGACACTTGAAACTGAAGGATGCAGTTACTTTACATCTGCCCATGAAGGCTTTAATTATAGAGAGTACTATGTGCCCTACAATGGCAGAGCAAAACTGTGGATCAGCTATATTGACAATCCGATAGCGAAGGACGTTGAGATTAAAATAGATTTGACTGATTAA
- a CDS encoding sigma-70 family RNA polymerase sigma factor, whose amino-acid sequence MLENLLEKATAGDKLAILELIEQDEEVLYPIAYTYLKNEQDALDAMQEMTYKALKKMHTVKQPEFARTWLVRVLINCCNDMLKKRIQTVEIEETSFSEAPVYSDISRLLNLLTLTEQQLVYAKYFQQLKNNEIAELQNIPEGTVKSRLHAILKKLRKAAGQKEDWL is encoded by the coding sequence ATGTTGGAAAACTTACTTGAAAAAGCTACCGCTGGGGACAAATTAGCAATCCTGGAACTGATCGAACAAGACGAGGAAGTGCTTTACCCGATTGCCTATACATATTTGAAAAATGAGCAGGACGCACTCGATGCCATGCAGGAAATGACCTATAAGGCACTGAAAAAAATGCACACTGTTAAACAGCCTGAATTTGCGCGTACTTGGCTCGTACGTGTACTCATCAATTGTTGTAACGATATGCTGAAAAAACGGATTCAAACCGTGGAAATTGAAGAGACCAGCTTTAGTGAAGCCCCGGTTTATTCGGACATCAGCCGTCTTCTTAATTTACTTACGCTTACAGAACAGCAGCTCGTTTACGCAAAATATTTTCAACAGCTGAAAAACAATGAAATCGCTGAACTGCAAAACATTCCGGAAGGCACCGTTAAATCTCGGCTGCACGCGATTTTAAAAAAGCTGCGTAAAGCCGCTGGACAAAAGGAGGATTGGCTATGA
- a CDS encoding HAD family hydrolase, whose amino-acid sequence MLKAVLFDLDGTLLDRDQSVELFMNRQYERLYEFLSHIPKEQYTSRFIELDNHGYVWKDKVYQQLIREFHIPSVTWEALLQDYVEDFKHHCAGFPHIHEMLQELKNNGIALGMITNGYGQFQMDNIKALDIEKYFDVILVSEWEGIKKPDPRIFMNALEKLNVEPSESVFIGDHPENDVKAAQNVGMKGIWKRDNQWNNIEADAIIDNYSELPLVLKNLDFNVHSLTK is encoded by the coding sequence ATGTTAAAAGCTGTATTATTTGATTTAGATGGAACTTTATTGGATCGGGATCAATCGGTTGAGCTTTTTATGAACCGCCAATACGAAAGATTGTATGAGTTCCTTTCCCATATTCCAAAAGAGCAATATACTTCGCGATTTATTGAATTAGACAATCACGGATATGTTTGGAAGGATAAAGTATACCAACAACTGATCCGTGAATTTCATATACCTTCCGTAACTTGGGAAGCACTTCTCCAAGATTATGTCGAAGATTTCAAACATCATTGTGCAGGGTTTCCTCATATTCATGAAATGTTACAGGAGCTAAAAAATAATGGTATTGCTTTAGGCATGATTACAAATGGGTACGGTCAGTTCCAGATGGATAATATTAAAGCACTGGATATTGAAAAATACTTTGACGTCATCCTAGTCTCCGAATGGGAAGGCATCAAGAAACCTGATCCCCGAATCTTTATGAATGCATTAGAAAAATTAAACGTAGAGCCTTCAGAAAGTGTATTTATTGGCGACCACCCTGAAAATGATGTAAAAGCTGCCCAAAACGTAGGAATGAAGGGGATTTGGAAAAGAGATAATCAATGGAACAATATCGAAGCCGATGCAATAATTGATAATTATTCAGAGCTTCCTTTGGTTTTGAAGAACCTGGATTTTAATGTACATAGCCTTACAAAATAA
- a CDS encoding DMT family transporter, giving the protein MLKLIIALLALIGGSAVAIQSQINALFSKKVGVLESATVSFMVGALALFFLAFFFGKGNFLNVFTVPKWQLIGGLLGAFFIVINIYSVNLIGVAATFMAVIIGQIFVGAIIDHFGLFGGVAYPMNMTKLIALALMFAGIYLFNKA; this is encoded by the coding sequence ATGTTGAAATTGATAATTGCTTTATTAGCATTGATCGGCGGTTCGGCCGTTGCGATACAAAGTCAAATCAATGCCTTATTCAGTAAAAAAGTAGGCGTATTGGAAAGTGCCACCGTCTCTTTCATGGTAGGCGCACTTGCCTTATTCTTTTTAGCTTTCTTTTTCGGAAAAGGGAATTTTTTAAATGTATTTACCGTTCCAAAATGGCAATTAATCGGAGGGTTATTAGGCGCATTCTTTATTGTCATCAATATCTATTCTGTTAATTTAATCGGAGTAGCTGCAACGTTTATGGCGGTTATCATTGGTCAGATTTTTGTCGGCGCGATTATTGATCATTTCGGACTTTTCGGAGGGGTTGCCTATCCGATGAATATGACGAAGCTCATTGCTCTTGCGTTAATGTTTGCCGGGATTTATTTGTTTAATAAAGCTTAA
- a CDS encoding molecular chaperone, translating to MQLEFLKIEKIVETEKHKIIYIPAGGIQFVFKNKIISLKDPLRIAMTYRGSFLNVMRYIDFVVYDDLSIYTTGEIMRESLFGIVSNDEVLLAIQNALEEACADIPFFKSLDAKEMFNREFGEAYEQSS from the coding sequence ATGCAACTAGAATTCTTGAAAATTGAAAAAATTGTTGAAACAGAGAAACACAAAATCATTTACATTCCAGCTGGAGGGATTCAGTTTGTATTTAAAAATAAGATTATTTCTTTAAAAGATCCATTACGAATTGCGATGACATATCGGGGCAGCTTCCTCAATGTTATGCGCTACATCGATTTCGTAGTTTACGATGACCTGTCCATCTATACGACAGGTGAGATTATGCGAGAAAGCTTATTTGGGATTGTATCGAATGACGAAGTGCTATTAGCCATTCAAAATGCGCTGGAAGAAGCTTGCGCGGATATTCCGTTTTTCAAATCATTGGATGCTAAAGAGATGTTTAACCGTGAATTTGGAGAGGCATATGAACAGTCGAGTTAA
- a CDS encoding histidine phosphatase family protein: MSTFLYLTRHGETVWNTKKLMQGWKDSPLTDTGIKQAYQLSQRLSNVTLGAIYSSTSKRAIQTAEIVNGERNLEVYTYDDLREISFGIWEGRTSEDNEKDNPEEWTTFWKTPHLFNNDSVEPFLTVQQRMVNRVNQIVQQHPNENVLIVTHSIALKLLMDHFEHNEMKNLWSTPAIPPASLTLVETEKNNQQEVIFKYDTSHLADLVR, encoded by the coding sequence ATGAGTACTTTTTTATATTTAACGAGACACGGAGAAACAGTTTGGAACACCAAAAAATTGATGCAGGGGTGGAAGGATTCTCCTCTGACTGACACGGGAATCAAACAGGCCTATCAATTATCGCAAAGATTATCCAATGTAACATTAGGCGCCATTTATTCAAGTACAAGTAAAAGGGCGATCCAAACAGCTGAAATAGTAAACGGGGAAAGGAACCTCGAAGTCTATACATATGACGATTTAAGGGAAATTTCTTTTGGCATATGGGAAGGCAGAACTTCGGAAGATAATGAAAAGGACAATCCGGAAGAATGGACGACTTTCTGGAAGACGCCTCACCTGTTTAATAATGATTCAGTAGAGCCATTTTTAACAGTTCAACAAAGAATGGTGAATAGGGTGAATCAAATAGTACAACAACATCCCAATGAAAATGTACTAATCGTTACACATTCCATAGCACTTAAACTACTTATGGATCACTTTGAACATAATGAAATGAAAAATTTATGGTCAACCCCAGCTATTCCGCCAGCGAGTTTAACTTTGGTAGAAACAGAAAAAAATAATCAGCAGGAAGTCATATTTAAGTATGATACCTCACACCTGGCCGATTTAGTGCGATAA